A single region of the Salmo salar chromosome ssa16, Ssal_v3.1, whole genome shotgun sequence genome encodes:
- the LOC106573936 gene encoding multidrug and toxin extrusion protein 1 isoform X2, translating to MLMLMLISFVSTVFCGHLGKTELAAVTLATSVVNITGISIGTGLASAFDTVISQIFGSNNLKYVGVIVQRGILILLLSCFPCWALLINTEPILLAIHQSPEVSRLTQLYVRIFMPALPACFMYQLQGRYLQNQGIIWPQVITGVVGNLLNAITNYTFLYQLNLGVAGSAAANTISQYTLAIVIYVYIIWRGLHKATWDGWSRDCLQEWGPFLYLAVPSMLMMCLEWWTYEIGVFMAGLIGEAELGAMSALYQVSSITFMFPLGFAVAANVRMGNALGAGNTEQAKLSGKVSFICAITVSLVIAIILGLTKDVLGYIFTQDQDVIKKAAPLLLLYAFHHVFDAIAVLMGGVVRGAGKQMVGAVSYLVGYYIIGLPIAVSLMFPFKMCILGFRIGFFLCSILHSVFLIVYMCKLNWKQTTYEALVRAGVQSLKENAPCLEKTQGSNQTLWTNELSPVGVVLSVRHLVLRRGLAVVIMLLILAIGIVTNQLLTVPLPTMPAPQAHITPSIP from the exons ATGCTGATGCTCATGCTAATCAGTTTTGTTAGCACGGTGTTCTGTGGACACTTAGGCAAAACGGAGCTGGCAGCTGTGACTCTGGCCACTTCG GTGGTCAATATTACAGGCATATCTATCGGCACCGGGCTGGCATCAGCCTTCGACACAGTGATTTCTCAG ATATTCGGAAGCAACAATCTGAAGTATGTGGGCGTGATAGTGCAGAGAGGGATTCTGATCCTGCTCCTGTCCTGCTTCCCCTGCTGGGCTCTCCTCATCAACACAGAGCCCATCCTACTGGCCATCCATCAGAGCCCGGAGGTCTCCAG gCTTACTCAACTCTATGTGAGGATCTTCATGCCTGCTCTGCCA GCATGCTTCATGTATCAGCTGCAAGGAAGATACCTTCAAAACCAG GGTATCATATGGCCCCAGGTGATAACTGGAGTGGTGGGGAACCTTCTAAATGCGATCACCAACTACACCTTCCTCTATCAACTCAACTTGGGCGTGGC GGGCTCTGCAGCTGCTAACACCATCTCCCAGTACACCTTGGCTATAGTCATCTATGTGTACATCATATGGAGAGGGCTGCACAAAGCCACCTGGGACG GCTGGTCACGTGACTGCCTGCAGGAGTGGGGGCCTTTCCTCTACCTGGCTGTTCCCAGCATGCTCATGATGTGTCTGGAGTGGTGGACCTATGAGATTGGAGTATTCATGGCAG GTCTTATCGGTGAAGCTGAGCTGGGAGCTATGTCAGCCCTCTACCAGGTGTCCAGCATCACATTTATG TTTCCTCTAGGGTTTGCTGTAGCTGCCAATGTGAGGATGGGGAATGCTCTGGGTGCTGGGAACACAGAGCAGGCCAAGCTGTCTGGCAAGGTCTCCTTCATCTGTGCAA TCACAGTTTCCCTTGTCATTGCCATTATTCTTGGGTTGACTAAAGACGTGCTAGGATACATCTTCACCCAGGACCA ggatgTTATTAAAAAGGCAGCTCCGCTTTTACTGTTGTATGCCTTCCACCATGTATTCGATGCCATAGCG GTGTTGATGGGCGGCGTTGTAAGGGGAGCAGGAAAACAGATGGTTGGTGCTGTGTCCTACCTGGTTGGTTACTACATTATAGGCCTGCCCATTGCAGTGTCTCTCATGTTTCCCTTCAAAATGTGCATATTAG GATTTAGGATCGGGTTCTTCCTATGTAGCATTCTGcactctgttttccttattgtctacATGTGTAAACTCAACTGGAAACAAACCACCTACGAA gCACTGGTGAGGGCAGGAGTGCAGAGCCTTAAGGAGAATGCTCCCTGTCTGGAAAAGACTCAGG GCTCGAACCAGACCCTTTGGACCAATGAGCTGAGTCCGGTGGGTGTGGTTCTGTCTGTCAGGCATCTGGTTCTTCGGCGTGGCTTGGCTGTGGTCATCATGCTGCTCATCCTCGCCATTGGAATCGTCACCAACCAACTGCTGACTGTTCCTCTGCCCACCATGCCTGCCCCCCAAGCCCACATTACCCCTTCTATTCCCTAA
- the LOC106573936 gene encoding multidrug and toxin extrusion protein 1 isoform X3, which produces MHLNRNLFSLQNANVWTNDCTHVFVGTNGNNDLNSAKLSKRFQYIGCGQCGSKMEEVTTCIPVNPASKGNPPIYGSIISKLPAECGSFSRARRWMSVEIEEMVEILKLAGPMFISMLMLMLISFVSTVFCGHLGKTELAAVTLATSVVNITGISIGTGLASAFDTVISQIFGSNNLKYVGVIVQRGILILLLSCFPCWALLINTEPILLAIHQSPEVSRLTQLYVRIFMPALPACFMYQLQGRYLQNQGIIWPQVITGVVGNLLNAITNYTFLYQLNLGVAGSAAANTISQYTLAIVIYVYIIWRGLHKATWDGWSRDCLQEWGPFLYLAVPSMLMMCLEWWTYEIGVFMAGLIGEAELGAMSALYQVSSITFMFPLGFAVAANVRMGNALGAGNTEQAKLSGKVSFICAITVSLVIAIILGLTKDVLGYIFTQDQDVIKKAAPLLLLYAFHHVFDAIAVRAVLLQLKANCTS; this is translated from the exons ATGCATTTAAATAGAAACTTGTTTTCGTTGCAAAACGCAAATGTTTGGACAAATGATTGCACCCACGTTTTTGTTGGTACCAACGGCAACAATGATTTGAACTCAGCAAAATTATCAAAACGTTTTCAGTACATAGGCTGTGGTCAGTGCGGTagtaaaatggaagaagttacaACATGTATCCCAGTGAACCCTGCCTCGAAAGGTAATCCACCAATTTATGGCTCCATCATATCTAAATTACCTGCAGAATGCGGATCTTTCAGTCGAGCAAGGAGATGGATGTCAGTCGAAATAGAGGAGATGGTTGAAATTCTTAAACTGGCTGGACCAATG TTCATCTCCATGCTGATGCTCATGCTAATCAGTTTTGTTAGCACGGTGTTCTGTGGACACTTAGGCAAAACGGAGCTGGCAGCTGTGACTCTGGCCACTTCG GTGGTCAATATTACAGGCATATCTATCGGCACCGGGCTGGCATCAGCCTTCGACACAGTGATTTCTCAG ATATTCGGAAGCAACAATCTGAAGTATGTGGGCGTGATAGTGCAGAGAGGGATTCTGATCCTGCTCCTGTCCTGCTTCCCCTGCTGGGCTCTCCTCATCAACACAGAGCCCATCCTACTGGCCATCCATCAGAGCCCGGAGGTCTCCAG gCTTACTCAACTCTATGTGAGGATCTTCATGCCTGCTCTGCCA GCATGCTTCATGTATCAGCTGCAAGGAAGATACCTTCAAAACCAG GGTATCATATGGCCCCAGGTGATAACTGGAGTGGTGGGGAACCTTCTAAATGCGATCACCAACTACACCTTCCTCTATCAACTCAACTTGGGCGTGGC GGGCTCTGCAGCTGCTAACACCATCTCCCAGTACACCTTGGCTATAGTCATCTATGTGTACATCATATGGAGAGGGCTGCACAAAGCCACCTGGGACG GCTGGTCACGTGACTGCCTGCAGGAGTGGGGGCCTTTCCTCTACCTGGCTGTTCCCAGCATGCTCATGATGTGTCTGGAGTGGTGGACCTATGAGATTGGAGTATTCATGGCAG GTCTTATCGGTGAAGCTGAGCTGGGAGCTATGTCAGCCCTCTACCAGGTGTCCAGCATCACATTTATG TTTCCTCTAGGGTTTGCTGTAGCTGCCAATGTGAGGATGGGGAATGCTCTGGGTGCTGGGAACACAGAGCAGGCCAAGCTGTCTGGCAAGGTCTCCTTCATCTGTGCAA TCACAGTTTCCCTTGTCATTGCCATTATTCTTGGGTTGACTAAAGACGTGCTAGGATACATCTTCACCCAGGACCA ggatgTTATTAAAAAGGCAGCTCCGCTTTTACTGTTGTATGCCTTCCACCATGTATTCGATGCCATAGCGGTGAGGGCAGTGCTGCTTCAGCTAAAAGCCAATTGTACATCTTGA
- the LOC106573936 gene encoding multidrug and toxin extrusion protein 1 isoform X1: protein MHLNRNLFSLQNANVWTNDCTHVFVGTNGNNDLNSAKLSKRFQYIGCGQCGSKMEEVTTCIPVNPASKGNPPIYGSIISKLPAECGSFSRARRWMSVEIEEMVEILKLAGPMFISMLMLMLISFVSTVFCGHLGKTELAAVTLATSVVNITGISIGTGLASAFDTVISQIFGSNNLKYVGVIVQRGILILLLSCFPCWALLINTEPILLAIHQSPEVSRLTQLYVRIFMPALPACFMYQLQGRYLQNQGIIWPQVITGVVGNLLNAITNYTFLYQLNLGVAGSAAANTISQYTLAIVIYVYIIWRGLHKATWDGWSRDCLQEWGPFLYLAVPSMLMMCLEWWTYEIGVFMAGLIGEAELGAMSALYQVSSITFMFPLGFAVAANVRMGNALGAGNTEQAKLSGKVSFICAITVSLVIAIILGLTKDVLGYIFTQDQDVIKKAAPLLLLYAFHHVFDAIAVLMGGVVRGAGKQMVGAVSYLVGYYIIGLPIAVSLMFPFKMCILGFRIGFFLCSILHSVFLIVYMCKLNWKQTTYEALVRAGVQSLKENAPCLEKTQGSNQTLWTNELSPVGVVLSVRHLVLRRGLAVVIMLLILAIGIVTNQLLTVPLPTMPAPQAHITPSIP, encoded by the exons ATGCATTTAAATAGAAACTTGTTTTCGTTGCAAAACGCAAATGTTTGGACAAATGATTGCACCCACGTTTTTGTTGGTACCAACGGCAACAATGATTTGAACTCAGCAAAATTATCAAAACGTTTTCAGTACATAGGCTGTGGTCAGTGCGGTagtaaaatggaagaagttacaACATGTATCCCAGTGAACCCTGCCTCGAAAGGTAATCCACCAATTTATGGCTCCATCATATCTAAATTACCTGCAGAATGCGGATCTTTCAGTCGAGCAAGGAGATGGATGTCAGTCGAAATAGAGGAGATGGTTGAAATTCTTAAACTGGCTGGACCAATG TTCATCTCCATGCTGATGCTCATGCTAATCAGTTTTGTTAGCACGGTGTTCTGTGGACACTTAGGCAAAACGGAGCTGGCAGCTGTGACTCTGGCCACTTCG GTGGTCAATATTACAGGCATATCTATCGGCACCGGGCTGGCATCAGCCTTCGACACAGTGATTTCTCAG ATATTCGGAAGCAACAATCTGAAGTATGTGGGCGTGATAGTGCAGAGAGGGATTCTGATCCTGCTCCTGTCCTGCTTCCCCTGCTGGGCTCTCCTCATCAACACAGAGCCCATCCTACTGGCCATCCATCAGAGCCCGGAGGTCTCCAG gCTTACTCAACTCTATGTGAGGATCTTCATGCCTGCTCTGCCA GCATGCTTCATGTATCAGCTGCAAGGAAGATACCTTCAAAACCAG GGTATCATATGGCCCCAGGTGATAACTGGAGTGGTGGGGAACCTTCTAAATGCGATCACCAACTACACCTTCCTCTATCAACTCAACTTGGGCGTGGC GGGCTCTGCAGCTGCTAACACCATCTCCCAGTACACCTTGGCTATAGTCATCTATGTGTACATCATATGGAGAGGGCTGCACAAAGCCACCTGGGACG GCTGGTCACGTGACTGCCTGCAGGAGTGGGGGCCTTTCCTCTACCTGGCTGTTCCCAGCATGCTCATGATGTGTCTGGAGTGGTGGACCTATGAGATTGGAGTATTCATGGCAG GTCTTATCGGTGAAGCTGAGCTGGGAGCTATGTCAGCCCTCTACCAGGTGTCCAGCATCACATTTATG TTTCCTCTAGGGTTTGCTGTAGCTGCCAATGTGAGGATGGGGAATGCTCTGGGTGCTGGGAACACAGAGCAGGCCAAGCTGTCTGGCAAGGTCTCCTTCATCTGTGCAA TCACAGTTTCCCTTGTCATTGCCATTATTCTTGGGTTGACTAAAGACGTGCTAGGATACATCTTCACCCAGGACCA ggatgTTATTAAAAAGGCAGCTCCGCTTTTACTGTTGTATGCCTTCCACCATGTATTCGATGCCATAGCG GTGTTGATGGGCGGCGTTGTAAGGGGAGCAGGAAAACAGATGGTTGGTGCTGTGTCCTACCTGGTTGGTTACTACATTATAGGCCTGCCCATTGCAGTGTCTCTCATGTTTCCCTTCAAAATGTGCATATTAG GATTTAGGATCGGGTTCTTCCTATGTAGCATTCTGcactctgttttccttattgtctacATGTGTAAACTCAACTGGAAACAAACCACCTACGAA gCACTGGTGAGGGCAGGAGTGCAGAGCCTTAAGGAGAATGCTCCCTGTCTGGAAAAGACTCAGG GCTCGAACCAGACCCTTTGGACCAATGAGCTGAGTCCGGTGGGTGTGGTTCTGTCTGTCAGGCATCTGGTTCTTCGGCGTGGCTTGGCTGTGGTCATCATGCTGCTCATCCTCGCCATTGGAATCGTCACCAACCAACTGCTGACTGTTCCTCTGCCCACCATGCCTGCCCCCCAAGCCCACATTACCCCTTCTATTCCCTAA